The region AGGCAGACGCGGTCTCGTCGGTTCGGTTGTCCGTCCTGGCTACATCCTCGGAGATTCAGAGACTGGTGTTTGCAACGTGGACGATTTCTTGATCCGCATGCTGAAGGGCTGCATCCAGCTGCAGTCGCGCccacacatcatcaacaccgtcaACGCCGTCCCTGTCAACCACGTTGCGCGTGTGGTGGTCGCCTCTGCCCTGAACCCTCTTACCGGTGACGCGGATGGCAATGTCCATGTTGTCCATGTCACTGCGCATCCCCGTTACCGCATGAACGAGTATCTTGCTTCTCTCGAGTTTTACGGCTACAATGCGCCAGAAATCACCTACGAGGACTGGAAGCAAAAGCTCGAACAGTTCGTCAGCGCTGGTTCGCTTGAGAAGGATTCGGAGCAGCATGCTCTGATGCCCCTGTTCCATTTCTGCATGAATGACCTGCCCGCCAACACCCGTGCCCCCGAGATGGACGACAGGAACGCTGTTGCTATTCTTAAGGCTGATGCTGACAAGTGGACCGATGTTGATGACAGCACTGGCCATGGTGTCAACAgggatgatgttggcaagTACCTCAGCTATTTGTCTGCGATCAAGTTTATTGGGCTTCCTACTGAGAGGGGTAGGCCACTGCCCAAGCTCAAGCAGGAGACTCTGGAGTCTTTGGCTGTGGGCGCTGCTGGTGGTCGTGGAGCCGCTCACTAATTATCATCTACAAATTCCTGTTTTGTTTAACATTTCGATTTTGGGCATAGAGAAAAGGTCCATTACATGTAATCGGGCAAAGGTGTGGGTACATATGAGACAAGATTAAAATATGTAGAGATGAGGAATGATACAAGCGCTGTTTTCTTCATGAAATTCGGTTCACTTTGTGCTGTTTGATGGACTTGATATGCTTCGGCATATCAAGAAATCTTTCATCTTGATGATATCCCATCAATATCATtccacaccctcaccccatTACTCTCACCCCATCACTCTCACCCCATCACTCTCATCCCATCACTCTCATCTCATAACTCTCATCCATTTACTTATCACATCGCTCACGTCCGAACACTTGGCTTCGCGTTGCTCAGTTCATCCCCGAACTTAGCGCTCATCTTACGCGCGTTTCTGATCCCATTACCCTTGACTCACCATCAATATCTCATCACTTTCAGTCACAGCTATATCTCATCGCTCGGGTTGTTACTTTTGACACCATTGATCTCAGACTACAACCACGTGTACGGGCTGAAACGTCTTGCATTAACTATTACCAACCCAATATCTTAACATTCATGGAACAGAGTTCGTTCTGAATTTTCTTCGAAAATCCGTTTGTGCAAACCTCATTCCTCGATATCCCAATTGAGATACCTCACCCATACACCACTTGATTCAGTTGGATGCTCACACATGATGATTAGAACTTGTCCCAGTTCTTGTCAAACACCTTCAGCGTAGCCTCAGCAACCTTGTCACCGAGCTTCAAACCCTCCGTGCCAGCAAACTTGAAGTGAATCTATCACCAAAAGGTCAGTCAGCCCCATCCATCAAAAAAACAATCCTGGTTCCGGGAAACTTACACCACCAAACTGCCTGCTGATACTGTTCTCCTCATTCGCAAACTGCACACTCGTGTACCGCCTTGTAATCACACCCCTATTATCTAGAGTAACATTGCTACTCCACGTGGCATCGATCCTGTCCCCCTTATTCCACGCCTTGATCACATGCGCCGCGGCGCTCCCAAAAGTAGAGTGGGTAGATACATAGTCCGGGTGGGAAGGAGTAGGTCTCAAGAGGGGAACCCAGTTGGTATCAGTCTCGTTCCTCCCCGACTTGAGCCAAACATCAGGGTAGTGGACGGCCGTGACCGGACGCCAGCCTTGGTAGGCGTACTTGACGTCCCAGGAGGCGAAGCCGGCGTTGGCGATGGCGTAGTTGAGCTGGGCGTAGAACTTGGCCGACTCGAGGGGTTTCTTGTCGAGCTTGGAGCCGACGATGGCGCCGGCGAAGCGGTTCCAGCCCGTGACGGAGGACTCGCGCCAGAAGTAGGCCGTGTCGGTATCGTAGGCAGAGCGGTTGGCGGAATTGACAGCGCCGACGGACTTGACGAACAAAAAGTCGGCTTCGTATTCGGCCGAGTCGgtcttgggagggggaggggagcggAAGCGGGTGATGTCGCCCAGGGCGGCAAATGGGCGGGTGAAGCGGGCTTGGGGGGTGTCTGGGAGGGGAGCGCCGCCGGGGGTGGGCTGGTAGACTCCGGGCTGCTTCGGGCCGAAGGTGAAGTCGACAAAGTTGACGAGATTGTCGTCGGCGCGAGCCTTTGCTAccttggcggcggcagcttgGCCGATCTTGGCGGCTTGCTTGCCCTTGCTGGAGTTGGGGTCGAGAccgatgatggggatgacggCGCGGAGAGCGGCGTCAACGGGGGCGTACTGGCGGGAGCCATGGTAGACCCAGAGGATGGCGTCGTGGGCGGCGTGGGAGATAGCGAGCTGTTGGAACTCGAGACTCTCACGCTTTGAGTTCACGGCTGCTTCGTAGACGGCACCCTGGACGACGGCTGTGTACCAAccagagggaggggaagaaagaCCACCGGTGGCATTAACTACCACGGCGGACTGGTCAACCCTAGAAGAGATGTCAGACTGTAATCAATTACCATCCCAGAGGGTGAGATATCGTACCAGTAGTAGACAATATCCGTCGGAAAAGCCGCATTGACAACACCCACGACCGCGGCAACGGTCCCGAGGGAGAACTTCATATTGTATCAAGGCGTCAACTGACAGCTACAAGATACTGGTGGATTGATGAATACAGATGAAGGATGGTGGCCAGAATGCAGGAACCCGCGATGCGCTGCCTTACCTGGAACTCGACTGTTGATCCAGATGAGGGATGCTTATGGACCCGGATGATAACCTGCATTTATACAGGCCGTCTGCATCCAGGAATCATCGTGTTATTGTTGACATCTAAGTCACCATCGTGGCCGTGGCATGGTTGGGTGTTGCTGCGGAGTGACGAATGGCGTCAGCTGCAACTCTGATTACTCGAAAATCAATACTTTCGGGATCGAGGACGAACGTGCTTGCTGGATGGTCGGTATTTGTCTTGTTTCCTGCCATATTGGGCGTCCTTGGCAGTGCACTGTGCCTGCGCCTGCATCGTGTTTGGTGGTTGCCCATTCATACAGGCTGTTTGCCGTTGCGGTCGGCGAGCCGGAGTGCACCCCGCGGTATGGCGACATCTGCGGCGTTTATTTGTGCTGATTTATAAGGTAGATCATAATACAACAACACCGCGCAGGGGATATCATCGTGAATCTCAACAATCATGCTGGTCTGTCGCCATCCGCCCAGacatgttgttgatgggagACCCCCACGATATGTTGATCTCAGAGAACGCTTCTGAGGGTTGGCATCGCGTGCGCAAGTACGCTTTGCTTTTGTAAAATGAATGAGGATGCAACTCGGTGTGATTATTCACCATGTCGCCATGGCTCGGTCTAGATCGTGGGGGGGTGCTGTTGATCGATCAAATGAGATCTGGGGTCCTTGCTGATTGGTTGCTGATTCCGTCATCCACTCAGTATCGTGGACCGTGTTTCAAATACTACGAAGGCATTAATGTTTGTATCAACACTTGAGGTTGAAGGTACCTGTTGGGTTCTTACGTGAATATTGATGTCTACCCCATATTTCATGCAAACCAGGTGCTTGATCCACGGTGCCGTGGGATAAGCTACCTTTTCCTGTGTCTGCATCGTAGCAGGAACGCATCTCCCAACAATTTATGGACTCGTCT is a window of Podospora pseudopauciseta strain CBS 411.78 chromosome 1, whole genome shotgun sequence DNA encoding:
- a CDS encoding hypothetical protein (EggNog:ENOG503Q3DQ; COG:O; antiSMASH:Cluster_1), with protein sequence MKFSLGTVAAVVGVVNAAFPTDIVYYWVDQSAVVVNATGGLSSPPSGWYTAVVQGAVYEAAVNSKRESLEFQQLAISHAAHDAILWVYHGSRQYAPVDAALRAVIPIIGLDPNSSKGKQAAKIGQAAAAKVAKARADDNLVNFVDFTFGPKQPGVYQPTPGGAPLPDTPQARFTRPFAALGDITRFRSPPPPKTDSAEYEADFLFVKSVGAVNSANRSAYDTDTAYFWRESSVTGWNRFAGAIVGSKLDKKPLESAKFYAQLNYAIANAGFASWDVKYAYQGWRPVTAVHYPDVWLKSGRNETDTNWVPLLRPTPSHPDYVSTHSTFGSAAAHVIKAWNKGDRIDATWSSNVTLDNRGVITRRYTSVQFANEENSISRQFGGIHFKFAGTEGLKLGDKVAEATLKVFDKNWDKF